The nucleotide sequence GCCTGCTCATTCTATGGCCCCTGTTACTTTATGGTGCCAACTGTTGTGGGGGATTTTCTGATATGCTTTCCTTTCCAACGGGAACTGGATTGAGTCGACCAAATTCATGTCCCACTGagtaattaatgaaaaatttGCCTGTTTTTACCATTTCTGACTTGATCTGAATAATTAGTGTGAAGGTGAGAGGTGCTATTGGCACCAAAGCTAATTGCATAAACAGCAAGTATGTGTTTACCACAGGCGTGTGTGACAGACCTGCTGACACCTAACTTCCAGTGGGACATTTGGGGAGGAACTAGGACCCTGCTATGTAATGCCAAGGAAATGCACTGGACTAGGAGAGCTTTCTACGGAGACAAATAATGAAAGTTCTGCTGAAAGATCAGGGGGAGTTCCACCCAAACGGGGAGAGATGGAGCAGCGTGGGGGGTCTGGCCCCCAACGCATTCAGCCACACCGATGTACCCTGGTGGGCGGTGAGTGGGCGGCCGGAGCAGGTGCCTTTTGGCAGGGGCAGGGAAGAGCACACAACCTGGGTGGCCATGGCAGCAGACTGGAATGGGGGTAGCGAGGGGCTGCGACACGCCTGGACGAGCAGGGGGTGAGGCAAGGGGGGTGAGTGGCAAAGGGATGCCGCCTTGGCGGGTTGCTCAGAGGcacgggggtgtggggggagaggctcaaaggcctggctgggcagGCAGACAGCACTGGCgtgggaggagaggggctgtgggATGGCACGCCCTCGAGCcgggggccaggcagggggctCTGGAGTGTGGGGCTGAGGCGGGAGGGCCGCGGGCTgaggtgagggggcagggccgCCCTTGGAGTACAGGGCCGGGGTCTGTGGCCCGGGCTGTGGGGCCGGGGCGGGAAGCCGGGAGCgggcctggggggcggggccgcgccacggcgcgggggggcggggccgagTCACGCGGCGGCGGCCGAGGCGAACGTCCCCGGAgcctccaggccccgcccctgcgggacacccccccgcccccccttcccgGCGGCCCCGCCTCGCGGCCTGGCGCGGGGCTCGCGTCTCTCCGAAGGCCGCAGCCGCCGGCCCGGGTAAGGAgggcggcgggcgggcggggcggAGCGGGGCCTCGCCGGGCCCAGCGCGGCTCCTCGGGCCTCTGCCCCGCGCCGAGCGAGCGGAGCCCCCGGCAGCGCGGGCCGGAGTCGCCCCTTTGGGCTGCCCCCGGGCGGGGCTCGGGCGCCCGGGCGTGGGCCGCGCAGGAGCGCCCGCGGGCAGCCCTGAGCCCGACTCCGCCGCCACGAGCCGGGGCCCCGCTGAGCTGCCGCCGCTCAGAGATTTGAGACTCTTACGGGCCGTTTCCGGAAACCGTCTGCGCCgtcgccccccccgcccccccccagccgctCACCTGCCGCGACGGACGCGGGGGCTGAGGAGGCGCTGTCCGCCCCTCCCGCCTTCCTCCCCGCGCTGTACCTGCCTTCCCGGCGTGTGCAGCGACCCTGTTTGGTCTGTGTTTAAAACCAACGCTGGGTCATTCGTGTGCTTAAACATGGTCCGTACCGGCCTGAGCCATCGCTGCCCCGCTAGGAGTGGTTTGTTTGATCGTGGGGTCACGGGGCGAAGCTAGCTGTGTTCTCTTTCATGCTGCCCGGATCCGTTGGGCCCCGGTCGCTGTGGTAGCCAAGTCTCTGAGCGCTCCCATGAGGTAGGCGAGTGCtctccccgttttacagatggcgAAGCCAAGGCAGGGAGGAGATGTCTGCCTTGCACCTGGGAGCAAAACTCCCAGCCTGGTTAGACGCACTTGTGCTAGCCGGGCTTGAGCTAGCACAGGagaaatagcagtgtggatgctcaaagagaaggaggactcgtggcaccttacagactaaccagtttatttgcgcataagcgttcgtgagctacagctcacttcgtcggatgtagctcacgaaagctcatgctcaaataaatgggttagtctctaaggtgccacaagtcctccttttctttttgtgaatacagactaagacggctgttcctctgaaacctgtcattatgcaagtgtggatgttgtggcttcAGAAGCAACCCAAGGGTGGACCCAGGGGGTCAGCTGCTTTCAAGCCTGTCCatgtccacattgctatttttagcatacttgCTAGGCCCAGTCTTTCTACCTGGACTGTGAGGCTCTCTCtcagctctagtgtagacatcccctctTTGGATATGCCTGCACTGGAGCTGGAGTACGTCCCTAGGGTTTCAGACAGGATTGTAGAGGAGTGACTAGCCTGTCCTGGTGCCTGTGCAGCTGTGGCTGTGCTGTGACTTTTAGTGTGCTCACTTGATCAAAGCTAATGCCAATATGTCttcctgagctggaaattactcCTCCTGCTACCATCACAGGAGGTCTGTGGTGGACTGTAAAACAAGTCCACACTGAACCTTTTTTGCTTGATTTCCAGTAAACCCAGTGCCTTAACTGCAAAATCATGCTACGTCTTTCCTAGGAAGaagtatttctgtttttgttttaaagcaactccctattaatttcattgggtgacccctaattcttgtgtagtgtgaaggggtaaataacacttccctattcactttctccacaccgttcttgattttgtagacctctatcttatcccctcttagttgtctcttttatAAGATGAACAGtacctgtctttttaatctcttctcatatggaagctgttccgtaccactttataatttttgttgctcttctctgtactacTTCCAATTCGAAATACATATTTTTTGGGATGGGGGCCACTAGAACTGACTATCACTTTCAAAGTGTGGGATTGGTATGAGTGTGGGTGGTGGTAAAAGAGGACACTCTCTCTCAATTTGTGAAATCAAAGTCTGAAGTCTGGATAACAAGTGAGTTCGTTAAGAAATTAAACAACAAGCTTGCTTTTATGTCATGAGGGTGAAGTCTCTAGCTTCCATCTTTTGTGTTAGCCAGATGTGTTGGCCAAAATTCTTGTTTTGGATAGTTACAATTTGCCTCTCTGTATTCCTTTCAATTGCAATATAGTATTTTTCACTGCTTTTCCTAAATCTGTTCTGTGGAGCTAAACTGTTGCATTTTTTTGTGGTGGGTGAAATGATATGCAGAACTAGAGCGGATCTCTTGGCTCCCAAACTGCTGGTCATTTTGCTTAAATAATGCTTCTTGAGTTAAAATGTTGGCTTTGAACTGAGAACCCAACTGTTGCCCTGCAGAGTCAGAACTGTCTCTTAAAGTTCTGTGGTGCATGCAGTAGCAGCTTGGTTCCTTCCCGCTATTGTTCCAGCCTTGCCTctgctcttttttccccccattccccacaccAATTCTCCCATATCTCTCCAAAATGTTACCTTTCTATATTAATTGGATAACTTTTACTAGTTAATTGGCACTTGGGGAATTTAAGGCATATATATTTTCCGTCTAAATGTATTGGGTCAAAATGGAGGTCTTACTCCAAAGCagaactagaatcatagaatatcatggttggaagggacctcaggaggtcatctagtccaaccccctgctcaaagcaggaccaatccccaactaaatcattccattACTACTTGAGTAACTCTTTATTTCACTCTTAAAATATCTCAGTAAAGTATTTTTCCCTTCTCATTCTGGAACACACACTCTAAAACCAAACAAGTTGAAATAGCTAACTTTTTCTTAAACTTTACAAATGTATTATCTGTTTAGTTTTTTTAACTTATTCAGTGTTTTCTTATGGTTGGGAAGGTGTCATTGGTTCGGTTCATGTAACCCCCTTatcttttctttgtttccccTCTCCAGATTGTGGGTTAGTCCAAGAATGAACAAATATACGAAGCCTTATGGTGAGCAGACCACAAATCTTGAAAAATTCAGCCCTGTGATTCTTGCTGAAATTGAGGAGCTCTTTGAGAAGAAGTTCTCATATACAAAACCATCGAATAGTGAATGGCAGCTGCCAGATTCCAGTGATGTGTTTACCTGCAATCACAAAGAATTCAATACACTCCTTGCTCTGAAGGACTCCATGAATGAAGTAAAAAATCAACTAAGTGATAAGAAATTGGATGCATGGCATCAGCACACTTCCTTCACCAACAAAGCAGGGATAATCATTCCTCATGTGAAGAAATCTGTGAATGCTGAGCTGTGTACCCAGGCTTGGTGCAAATTCCATGAGATTTTGTGCAGTTTTCCCCTTCTCCCGAAAGAAGCTGTTCAGAATGGAGAACTCTATTCTGTCCACCTCTGTGAAGCACCTGGTGCTTTTATAGCCAGTCTCAATCATTACTTAAAATCCCATCACATTCCCTGCGATTGGAACTGGGTAGCCAATACCCTAAACCCATATCATGAAGCAAATGACACCCTTGTGATGATTATGGATGACCGACTTATTGCAAATACCTTGCCATGGTGGTATTTTGGACCGGATAATACTGGGGATGTGATGACCTTGAAACATCTGACTGGACTTCAGCACTTCATAAGTAATATGACCACTGTTCACTTGGTAACTGCTGATGGGAGTTTTGATTGCCAAGGAAACCCAGGTGAACAAGAAGCGCTTGTCTCACCGCTACATTACTGTGAAGCAGTCACTGCTTTAATGACCCTTGGCAATGGTGGCTCCTTTGTTTTGAAGATGTTCACTTTGTTTGAACATTGTTCTGCCAATCTGCTTTTTCTGCTAAATTGTTCTTTCGAGGAGGTCCATGTCTTTAAACCTGCCACTAGCAAAGCTGGGAACTCTGAAGTCTATGTAGTTTGCCTTCATTACATGGGCAGAGAGGCCATCCATCCTGTGCTGTCCAAGATGATGCAGAACTTTGGAACAGAAATTGTTAACAAGGCACTCTTTCCACAACATGTGATTCCAGAATCTTTTCTTAAAGTACATGAAGAGTGCTGTGCATTCTTTCACAAGTACCAAATAGAGACTATATCTGAGAACATCCGACTCTTTGAGTGCATTGGGGAAACAGAACAAGAAAAGCTGAACAATTTAAGGGACTGTGCAGTGGAATTTTTCATGCAAAAGTTCCACCTGAAACACATTACAAGAAATAACTGGCTAGTGAAGAAATCTCATGTAGGCTGCAGCATGAACGCAAAATGGTTTGGACAGAGGAACAGATATTTTAGTACATACAATGAAAGAAAGATGCTGGAATCCCTGACATGGGAAGATAAGGTGGCCAAAGGCTATCTTAATCATTGGGCTGAAGAGCACACTTTAAGTAATGCTGGGAAAAGCTGCATTTTGGAAGGGTCATCCTGTAATCTTGAATGTAATTTATGGTACATCCTGGAGGGAAAGAGGCTGCCAAGAGTAAAATGCTCTCCATTCTGTGATGGTGATGTCTTGAAGAATCTCAATGAAGCCATCAAAGAATCATTAGTAGGCagactaaaaactatttccttttCCAGACAAACACAGCACCCATGTCATTCTTGCAGTGTTCTTACTGAGGCACTGATACTATCTGAGTTGTCTAGCCTTACCAAGTACCATCAGAAAGTACCAAATGAAGGACACAGTGACCAAATCAAGTGTCTCGTTGTGGGCTTTCCGTCTCTTTGTGACATCAAAACTCAGTCCAACGTGGAAGTTAGGCTCCTGGAGTCAGCCACGCTCTTGACTTTCAGCTGTTCTTTGCTTCATGATGGAGAGCCAAAATATCAGCAGCATCTTTTGGACTGCATTCTGCGTGCGGTTAGTCAACTTCAACTGGGAGATGCTTTGATTCTGcctgttctttcttgttttacaCGCTTCACAGCTGGCCTGATTTTTGTACTGCATGGCTGTTTCAGCTACATCACATTTGCTTGCCCCATAGCCTCTGAACCTTTAGGGACCACTGCTGTTCTGTTGTGTATTGGCTATCAGGGTCTTCCAAATCCAGTTGTTGAGTACTTGCAGGATCTGAATAAACTAATGAGCTCTTTGCTCAACTCAGACTCTCCCCAGCAGGTTTTGCAGTTTGTCCCTATGGAGATACTTTTGAAAGGCATGCTACTTGAGTTTTTATGGGATTTGAATACTGCCATTGCAAAGAGGCAGCTCCATTTGATTGTACAAGTTGAGCAGCAGCAAATGTCATGTAATCTTTAATTTTAGTGATTCTAGAATCGAATTGGTAGATGTTTCAAAAGATTCACTTCACTGGCTGTTTAAAGttcttaaagtttttttttatttttcttttgctagTGTGAATAtcacttcattttaaaacagtgggGATTATTTTAATGTTGGTATCCAATTTTGGATCGCCAGTTCTACAGTACTGCCTTATGGCATTAGGTGTTGCCATACAATCCTGTAAGCATGGGGGTTATTCTACATGGTGGGGAAATTAAGGCAAAATGAAGGACTGAAATTTTGGAGAAAGGGGAGTTGTTCTAGGTAATGCCTTTGTACAATCTTGTCTTCCCTCCACGTAGGCATAACCTCACAATGACTATATTTCTGTGATGAGATCTGACTGGAGCTTAATTGATGCCACTGCTGATCAGCCAGTAGAGGCTGCTAGTTGTATCCCTTTCATACTGTCTCTCACTGTTAATTTGAGAGCTCTGGGGACCCAAATGTGGTATTCAAACTTGGTAGCTGATAGCATTTCCATGCTAGCTAATCTTCCCTTTTGATTAAAAAGAGGCTGGCTATGCTGTTGCCTGTAGAAAGAAttgaaatcctttaaaaatatctCTAGAGTTGCTGAATACACCACTGTTTTCTGAAGCAAATATTATATTTATctcaaatttaattttataagCTGTTGCCTTAGCAGATCTGAAGCCATGCTGGCAAAGGCCTCAGTTTTTCAAAAGTTACTGACTTGTGATTTGGATGTCTCAATTTTTGTTGCCCAACTTTAGGCATTAAAGAAGGTTGACTTTTCAGAGTTCAGGTCTTCaccactttctgaaaatttagcCCTCCTTAAAAAGGTATttcaagttaggcacatgctGGCAGCCGCTAGAATGCTATGTGATGCCATTTATAACATACCACCATGTAGGGCCAAGGTCAGATGTAAAGCACAAGGGAGACTGGTTTTCTTATCAGGAATTTTGTGATCGCAGAATCCCAAGTTACAAATCCTTGCTTTTTCAGCAGTGTATAGGAGGGAATCAAGActtctgggttctactcccatctATGAAAtagacttgctgtgtggccttcaACAAGTCACATCACCTCCCTATGCCTCCATTTTCCCATCAGCATAACACTGTTTGAGTTTCCAAAGTGCTGAGGATTCATTCATAAAGATTTTGAGAACCTTGGGTGAAAGAGAGAACTGCCTATTGTTGTCTACTATGGTAGCTGTCAGCAGGTGACCCACAACTACTGATTTTAATTAGAAACGTTATCAAGTGCAGTTTAGAAGCAGCAAATAATATATCTCACTGTGTGACAGTTGGAAGCATGGAACTGAGAAAAGTGAATGAAACTcgttggaggggaaaaaaaagtatgttACTTGATTTGATCCTTTTAGGagtaaaatgaaagagaaaatgaatAATTGACACTACTGTCCCTTAAGGAAAATCAGATTTTACTTTTTCATATTGCTCCTTTAAGATCTCATTTTGATATCtaattcattttctttaaaactttgtttCCAAGATTCTAATTTACATAGAAGACCTACTCAGAGAGAGAAATGGTATTTAAAGGGGAAACTTATGGATTTAATGTTGGTATAAAAATTACGTAAATGAGTGCATGTGAGAGAAAGGGGTTAGTAAAAGAAAAGACAGCCTCCTGATTAATTACCAGTCACCTGTGGAAATACTTTTAATTACATGAGGAAGGAGCTTGAAGGATATTTGATTATCAGTGGGGATTAAAAGCACGGTTGAAAAACTCTCGTCTGGTGGTGCTGCGCACTTAGTAGCCTTTCTTGTCACTTTGGTAGGGGTGGAGTGTAATctaacattttgttttgctttttgtttactGGGTTTGAGTTGGTAGCTTAAGTCTAACTACTTTTATAACATTCTGTACAGACTTTGCTTTTCTGATCCACTGAAACTGCGCAGAAGTGGATCTGTTTGGCTCCTGCTTCCCGCAAACTTCTCAAATTGGTCACTGTTCATTTTAACTTGCTTTAAATTAACTTCCTGTAGTTGTTCTGTGGAGATGAAGAGAGCCTTGCCTCCTGTCAATCACAGGCAAGCAAAACAGTTCAGCAGATGCTGGGGGGGATCAAGAGACTAAGGCAGCAAAAGCTTCTCCAGTAAGTGATTCTGAAAGCTTAGGAAACTTTTTAAGAGGACCCGAGGGGCCAAAAAGGAGGCAACATTGAGGAACAAAGGAAAATGAAGGGGAATGGAAGGAACAGAAGACCTATAATGTgagaaagaaaaggggaggggggaaggataTATGAGGGGGATAATGGATCTGAGAGGACAGTGTGATTAAAAACCTCAGGTACAGTACCATAAATTCAGTATTCAGAAATGATCCTTCTGTTTCCATGTATTTGGGAGAATGAGCAAAATTAGAAGTATTGCCATCCATCAAAAAGCAgtgttccctctccctctcccctttgtAATTGTGGGATTACAGAGGGTTACCTTAACCTGTTTGTATCCTGCTCTAGTCAACCCATATGGGAAATCACCTCTTCTGAAACAGGAGCACATACCTATGTATCTGGAAGTATTGTAGATGTATGTTTACATTGTCACAATCTATATTTTGGAGTACTAAAAAGTCAAAAGGTCCCCCATATAGTTTGTCAACTGAAATCTAGACATCAATTCTTTCTGGGCTTAACGGGACATCTGTAACTTTAGAAATCTGActtctgtctgattttttttttttttaaacctactgtTGCTACAAATCCCAGAGATAACTATACCTGTAGGACAAATACAAAAacttttttctctattttttttcccaattgtCTGCTGTGTATCTTTGCCAGGACtctgtcagtttcactgttttcccTCTGCCATCAGTCAGTATTCCCCATTTGTATGGGCCTTTCACATAGCAATGGTGGAAGAtgggctttttttttcctttaatgaaATGTGGTTGTAAAGCCACAAAAATTGACAGGAAGACTCTGAAGCAGATGTACTTCATGAAAGTACCTTTAACTCTCCGGAATTGACTAGACTTCACATTGACAAGGTCCCTTGAGGTGCCTCACTTCTTCCGTACTTTCTGAAAGCCATCTTTCCAGTATCCAGAAATTAAAAACAGGAGGCGTAACTtgacttggggcctgattttcaagagagttTAGCAGCCAACGTACTTCCAAAGTGCTTCTCATGAAAATCTGATTGCCACCTCCCAGAGGAGAGACATAGAGGGAGGATGTCTTAGAGATCGTtttattgggtgaaatcctggccccattgaagtcagtgggaatttttcattgacttcagtggggccaggatttcccccctGGAGTCTCAGGGTGCTGGGTTTTGGTCCACATTCTCCTGGCAGAGTGATCCATAAGGCTCATTTTCAAATATGGAGGATTCCAAGGATGCTGGCACAAGGGCTTTGTGACTCCACCCTACTTATGGAGCCTGTGTGTTCTCCACTCTCTCCCTGGCACAGAAATCCTGTGGTCACAGGTACCCCCTTGGATCCTTCCTTaatggggaattctccatgatgGAGGGGTTTCTGTGAGAGTCCCAGTCTacgttttgtttttaaaataaaatcactgaAGTCTAATCAAAGTTAGGACTGTTGCTTTGTCCTTTTATTGTGAATGTTGTGGGCTGATTGTGTCTTAAAGACCAAAGACTCCTCAAAAAACCAGTAACGTTTACGTGTTTCCATTGTGCCTTTTGTGGGAGTCAtaagaaagagagggaagaatGTATTAACCTTTTTGGATAGAGATGAATTGAAGAGTCTCTGATGCAGTTAAATTCATTTGCCAAGTCTTATGTTTGACATAGAATGAGGCCTGATTAAATATGtcttagctttcttttttttttttttaaacaactggcAAGTTTATTTTTTCTGCCTCCTACCATTTGAAGAGGAACTGGATGTTGGTCTTAGTGTTTTAGAAGCTACAAGTTACATGCAgtgaaagggaggggagggagcaagtCATTGATCAAGCTATATAATGTACAGAGATGATAAATACAGATGAGTTATGAGAATGTGAGATGGATTTGGTTT is from Caretta caretta isolate rCarCar2 chromosome 12, rCarCar1.hap1, whole genome shotgun sequence and encodes:
- the CMTR2 gene encoding cap-specific mRNA (nucleoside-2'-O-)-methyltransferase 2 isoform X2, with amino-acid sequence MNKYTKPYGEQTTNLEKFSPVILAEIEELFEKKFSYTKPSNSEWQLPDSSDVFTCNHKEFNTLLALKDSMNEVKNQLSDKKLDAWHQHTSFTNKAGIIIPHVKKSVNAELCTQAWCKFHEILCSFPLLPKEAVQNGELYSVHLCEAPGAFIASLNHYLKSHHIPCDWNWVANTLNPYHEANDTLVMIMDDRLIANTLPWWYFGPDNTGDVMTLKHLTGLQHFISNMTTVHLVTADGSFDCQGNPGEQEALVSPLHYCEAVTALMTLGNGGSFVLKMFTLFEHCSANLLFLLNCSFEEVHVFKPATSKAGNSEVYVVCLHYMGREAIHPVLSKMMQNFGTEIVNKALFPQHVIPESFLKVHEECCAFFHKYQIETISENIRLFECIGETEQEKLNNLRDCAVEFFMQKFHLKHITRNNWLVKKSHVGCSMNAKWFGQRNRYFSTYNERKMLESLTWEDKVAKGYLNHWAEEHTLSNAGKSCILEGSSCNLECNLWYILEGKRLPRVKCSPFCDGDVLKNLNEAIKESLVGRLKTISFSRQTQHPCHSCSVLTEALILSELSSLTKYHQKVPNEGHSDQIKCLVVGFPSLCDIKTQSNVEVRLLESATLLTFSCSLLHDGEPKYQQHLLDCILRAVSQLQLGDALILPVLSCFTRFTAGLIFVLHGCFSYITFACPIASEPLGTTAVLLCIGYQGLPNPVVEYLQDLNKLMSSLLNSDSPQQVLQFVPMEILLKGMLLEFLWDLNTAIAKRQLHLIVQVEQQQMSCNL
- the CMTR2 gene encoding cap-specific mRNA (nucleoside-2'-O-)-methyltransferase 2 isoform X1: MRLWVSPRMNKYTKPYGEQTTNLEKFSPVILAEIEELFEKKFSYTKPSNSEWQLPDSSDVFTCNHKEFNTLLALKDSMNEVKNQLSDKKLDAWHQHTSFTNKAGIIIPHVKKSVNAELCTQAWCKFHEILCSFPLLPKEAVQNGELYSVHLCEAPGAFIASLNHYLKSHHIPCDWNWVANTLNPYHEANDTLVMIMDDRLIANTLPWWYFGPDNTGDVMTLKHLTGLQHFISNMTTVHLVTADGSFDCQGNPGEQEALVSPLHYCEAVTALMTLGNGGSFVLKMFTLFEHCSANLLFLLNCSFEEVHVFKPATSKAGNSEVYVVCLHYMGREAIHPVLSKMMQNFGTEIVNKALFPQHVIPESFLKVHEECCAFFHKYQIETISENIRLFECIGETEQEKLNNLRDCAVEFFMQKFHLKHITRNNWLVKKSHVGCSMNAKWFGQRNRYFSTYNERKMLESLTWEDKVAKGYLNHWAEEHTLSNAGKSCILEGSSCNLECNLWYILEGKRLPRVKCSPFCDGDVLKNLNEAIKESLVGRLKTISFSRQTQHPCHSCSVLTEALILSELSSLTKYHQKVPNEGHSDQIKCLVVGFPSLCDIKTQSNVEVRLLESATLLTFSCSLLHDGEPKYQQHLLDCILRAVSQLQLGDALILPVLSCFTRFTAGLIFVLHGCFSYITFACPIASEPLGTTAVLLCIGYQGLPNPVVEYLQDLNKLMSSLLNSDSPQQVLQFVPMEILLKGMLLEFLWDLNTAIAKRQLHLIVQVEQQQMSCNL